In Cervus canadensis isolate Bull #8, Minnesota chromosome 6, ASM1932006v1, whole genome shotgun sequence, one DNA window encodes the following:
- the LOC122443981 gene encoding epididymal secretory protein E3-beta-like, producing the protein MLSSLFPVPPQVVLVTEMASTLKVLGSLWALLFPLSGLLVHSQNLSWREFMKQHHLSTNWEFSKYKCNDLMRERGIPKDKNYHIFIYTLWHKIERICLRNWRDRYRNVYIWAPDPFKTLKCIRKNSKSSYKDYKSYSYIEFHCSMNGFVDVVEDMRFLEDIDN; encoded by the coding sequence atgctttcctctctctttcccgtGCCTCCGCAGGTGGTCCTGGTGACTGAGATGGCATCCACTCTAAAGGTCCTAGGCTCTCTGTGGGCTCTGCTGTTCCCTCTATCTGGGCTTCTTGTACACAGCCAGAACCTTTCCTGGAGGGAATTTATGAAACAGCACCACCTGAGCACAAACTGGGAATTCAGCAAGTACAAATGCAACGATCTGATGAGGGAAAGAGGCATTCCAAAAGACAAGAACTATCACATCTTCATCTATACCTTATGGCACAAAATTGAGCGTATATGCCTGAGGAACTGGAGAGACCGCtacagaaatgtatatatatgggccCCAGATCCCTTCAAGACACTCAAGTGCATCCGGAAGAACAGCAAAAGCAGTTACAAAGATTACAAGAGCTACAGCTACATTGAATTCCATTGCAGCATGAATGGGTTTGTTGATGTTGTAGAGGACATGAGGTTCCTAGAGGATATCGACAACTAG